In Uranotaenia lowii strain MFRU-FL chromosome 2, ASM2978415v1, whole genome shotgun sequence, one genomic interval encodes:
- the LOC129741343 gene encoding uncharacterized protein LOC129741343 yields MTVAVRTDASMLRCQFVGTRVSEILELTDISEWNWVPTKDNVSDDGTKWRGIPDISEDSRWFRGPPFIYQPREEWPKTQSTLGATEEELRPRLMLHYASCQPIIPVENSSNWVKLYRSTAMFLRAVQKFIVFLTIKRESQKPCDLLPLSRDELVAAQNLLYRQVQSYAYPEEYALLEKSTNTCLPKRSSLFRVSPFLDEHQVMRIHNRAKNCQHTDLQSKNPIVLPPTHHLTKLIAQHFHQNLLHRNHETAINRLRLRYHIPKLRVLFRRLRGDCQQCKIANAKPQPPAMGDLPISRLAAFCRPFTYVGVDYFGPMIVSVGRRSEKRWGVLVTCLTTRAIYIELAHSLTTDSCIMALRVFMVRRGVPAAIYSDRGTNFIGAAKELSIELNKMNQHKLIEAIVSPDTKWEFNPPASPHMGGSWERLIQTVKKNLQNMTLMRLPSDEVLRCALAEIEGTVNSRPLTFVALDDEDSSVLTPNHFILGSSDGLKPLALFDDSSKALKKSWHTSQLIANIFWRHWLNDYLPCITRRSKWFNQIRPIAEGDIVVIADPNSPRNSWPKGRVIGTSHAKDGQVRWAVVQTAHGIYERPAVKIAVLDVGVSSRASQEEPVRTTRGTVASAVSNPSAGGCRSSTSRRQEVENVK; encoded by the exons ATGACCGTTGCGGTACGTACCGATGCTTCGATGCTACGATG TCAGTTTGTCGGCACGCGCGTGAGTGAAATATTGGAGCTGACCGACATTAGTGAATGGAATTGGGTTCCAACGAAAGACAATGTTTCTGACGACGGAACGAAATGGCGAGGTATTCCTGATATCTCCGAAGACAGCCGATGGTTCAGAGGCCCACCATTTATCTACCAGCCAAGAGAAGAGTGGCCTAAAACTCAATCGACTCTAGGAGCTACCGAAGAAGAACTGCGACCGAGATTGATGCTGCACTACGCTAGCTGCCAACCAATCATTCCAGTTGAAAATTCCTCCAACTGGGTCAAACTGTATCGATCGACTGCTATGTTCTTGAGAGCTGTTCAAAAGTTCATCGTATTCTTGACCATCAAAAGGGAGTCGCAGAAACCATGTGATTTATTACCGCTTAGTCGAGACGAGCTTGTCGCTGCACAAAACCTTCTATATCGCCAAGTCCAAAGTTATGCCTACCCCGAAGAATATGCCTTACTAGAGAAGTCTACAAATACTTGCCTACCGAAACGTAGTTCACTGTTCCGCGTATCACCATTTTTAGATGAACATCAAGTTATGCGCATTCATAATCGCGCAAAAAATTGCCAACACACTGATCTACAATCAAAAAATCCCATAGTTTTGCCACCCACACACCATCTTACCAAACTGATCGCACAGCATTTCCATCAAAATCTACTACACCGTAATCATGAAACCGCTATAAATCGCCTTCGTTTACGTTACCATATCCCAAAATTACGAGTTCTTTTCCGTAGATTGAGAGGTGATTGCCAACAATGTAAAATCGCAAACGCCAAGCCTCAACCACCAGCAATGGGTGATCTCCCCATTTCAAGATTGGCTGCCTTTTGTCGACCGTTCACATATGTAGGCGTAGATTATTTCGGACCGATGATAGTCTCGGTTGGTCGTCGTTCGGAGAAAAGATGGGGCGTGTTAGTAACCTGTCTAACAACCCGAGCAATCTACATCGAGCTTGCTCATTCCTTAACAACAGATTCCTGTATAATGGCCTTGAGGGTCTTCATGGTTCGACGAGGTGTTCCTGCAGCCATCTACAGTGACCGTGGAACGAATTTTATAGGAGCTGCTAAAGAGTTGTCAATTGAGCTCAATAAAATGAATCAGCACAAACTGATAGAAGCAATCGTCTCTCCAGACACCAAGTGGGAATTCAATCCGCCAGCTTCTCCCCACATGGGTGGTTCCTGGGAGAGATTAATCCAGACTGTGAAAAAGAACCTGCAAAACATGACGTTGATGAGACTACCGTCTGATGAAGTTCTACGGTGTGCATTGGCCGAAATTGAAGGAACCGTCAACTCCAGGCCTCTTACGTTTGTTGCATTGGACGACGAAGACTCATCTGTTCTTACGCCGAATCATTTCATCCTTGGATCGTCGGATGGTCTGAAACCTTTAGCCCTATTTGACGATAGTTCGAAGGCGTTGAAGAAATCCTGGCATACCTCTCAGTTGATCGCGAACATTTTCTGGAGACACTGGCTCAACGATTATCTTCCGTGTATTACACGAAGATCTAAGTGGTTCAACCAGATTCGTCCGATTGCCGAAGGAGACATCGTAGTAATTGCGGATCCCAACTCCCCCCGGAATTCGTGGCCTAAAGGTAGAGTCATCGGGACAAGTCATGCCAAAGACGGACAAGTTAGATGGGCCGTCGTTCAAACGGCGCATGGTATATATGAGCGGCCCGCAGTCAAGATCGCGGTACTCGACGTTGGCGTTTCATCTAGAGCATCCCAGGAGGAACCTGTCCGCACTACCAGGGGGACTGTTGCAAGCGCCGTGTCGAATCCCTCGGCCGGTGGCTGTCGATCATCGACATCGAGACGTCAAGAAGTGGAAAACGTCAAATGA